In Dromaius novaehollandiae isolate bDroNov1 chromosome 3, bDroNov1.hap1, whole genome shotgun sequence, the following are encoded in one genomic region:
- the LOC135327788 gene encoding uncharacterized protein LOC135327788 isoform X1 produces the protein MDLNFDNIIRSVKEASKRLTWEAINSSSITCDSASEASFSSGTSFSPASDYSLTSTLGSQASSFSGESFSSFTDGEGLAQGSRVQPVLTYPRPSQEKQQDLATRPPGREVGASCHMAGSGLQQQHFQAHLSVPPRCPKVLAFHVMETETTFLYPDAQEDLEERVRKKKLEMQLGLPAAICKSLHADLSWPPSPPPLPAKPDTEQVSSMQRQTFPGKAEFSAVELDFSWNGKESLECLIQENEWQQEAGLSASLGEPQQELPSSAPRTPQWHAEPDEVVVPSVQELPFLNNTVKKQLELHISR, from the exons ATGGACCTGAACTTTGATAACATAATCAGATCTGTGAAGGAGGCCTCAAAGAG gctcacctgggaggccatcaacagcagctccatcacttgtgactcagcaagtgaagccagcttctcttcagggacgtctttctcccctgctagcgattattccctcacttcaactttggggagccaagccagctctttttcaggggagtctttctcctctttcactgatggagaaggtctggctcaaggctctagagtgcagcctgtcctcacgtatccccggcctagccaggagaagcagcaggacctggcgactcgcccacctggcagggaagtgggggccagctgccacatggctggcagtggcctgcagcagcagcactttcaggcccacctgagtgttcccccccgatgcccaaaggtgctggccttccacgtcatggaaacggagacaactttcttgtaccctgatgcccaagaagacttggaggagcgtgtccggaaaaagaaacttgagatgcaactggggctgccggctgctatctgcaaatccctgcacgctgacctgtcctggcctcctagcccaccaccactgcctgcaaagccagacacggagcaggtttccagcatgcagaggcaaaccttcccaggcaaagccgagttcagtgctgtggagttggatttcagctggaatggcaaggagagcttggagtgtctcatccaggaaaatgaatggcagcaggaagcaggcctgtcagccagtctgggtgaacctcagcaggagttgccaagctcagctcctcgaacacctcagtggcatgctgagcctgatgaggtggtggttcccagtgtgcaggagctgcccttcctcaacaacactgtcaaaaagcagctagagctgcACATCAGCAGATAA